The nucleotide window ATAAGATATACCCACAGTTCTTAGCGCCGTAAAACGGAGCTGTGCGCAGCGCGGACATCCGATGAGCTTCTTTACCGAAGTCTTCATCTACCCCTCGATCATACAGTTCATTATAGCGTTCAACAGTGGCCGCTAGTTTTTCTTTTGGCAGTCCTAATTTATCCGCTAATTCCTCAATCGTATCAGCCTGCTGAACGAAACCGTCCGCAATCAGTCCTGGAAGCATACCTTCCGCAATTACCTGATAAGGGATATTGGGATCCGCATTATTGGGGAACGGAATTAGTCGTGAACAGCCGTGAGTTTTAAACTCCTGAACATACTCTGTCCAATCATTGTCAAACAAAGTGAAGTGGCAGTGATCTTTTTGGAATTCATCAGTATGCAGAATACCTTCATAAGTGCCTGATTCATTAAAGAAACGTTCGCCATCTTTGTTGACCTTTAAAAACGGCTGTGACCCCATCCAGAAAAACCCGCTTTCACCTTTTTTCAGCTGATCAATCCCCGGCTTCGCATCCAGTTTCAGTGCCGCTCGATCAAACATCATCATCGAATGGGTCTCATCAAATTTGCCCCCGGCCCAGATGCAGGCCTTAATCCCATCACCGGACGCCCCCGGAATTGAGCCATTGCGGCCCACCATTGCGACATTTTCCGGCTGCAGTGCCTGAAGCATATCATAGTTCAGCGAATAGCCGCCGGTACAAACAATCACGCCTTTTGAAGCTTTCACCTGGATATAATTTTCGTCCGCATCCTTTGCGATAATTCCGGTAACCCGGCCGTTTTCCTTCGTCAGCTTGATCATTGTTGTCTGATAACGGAATTCTACGCCATGCTGCAGAGCGTAATCCGTCAGCACAATGTTTCCGTTCAGCGGATTTCCCTCGCCGTCATCGCTGCCGGTCCAACGTGGCGAATGACCGGTAGGAAAATGTTTATAACGGTCATCCGGATCATCGCCGCCGGCCTCATGCCACAGTTCAACACCGCGTTCTGCCAGTCGATCCCCATACCAATCAATGGTTTCTCCTGATTCCTCGCAGAAAAGTTTAACTAACCGCTGATCCAAGTGACCATTGGCAATATGCGTCATTTCAGTAATGTAATCAAACTTGTCAATCTGTGTTCCCCATTCCTTTTGATAGCGGGAATTGATCGCTCCCAGATCATCCCGAATACCGCCGCCTGTCGGATACTTTTCAACGACAAGCACCTTAGCTCCGTTCTCGGCTGCCGAACAGGCCGCAAACATTCCACCGGTTCCTGCGCCAACAACCAAAACCTCAGTTTCCAGAGTTTCCTTGATCGCCCCTGCGTCAATCTGCGGTTCCTGACCTAGCCAATCGCTAGCTGCCGTTTCCGGCGTTGGACACGGCTCATTGACCGCCGGTTTATCCTCTGCAGCACAGCCGCCTAACAAACCTAACGCAGCGACGCCCAAAGCACTGGCAGCCGTACCCTTTAGAAATTCCCGTCTTGAAATTCCCTTTTTTCCCATTTTATTTTCCTCCTTTGTTCATGGTTTCTCAAATTATAAATCCGTATCTAAGCCGGGAGTCAACTGCTCGTGAACAAATTCGTAATTGATTTTTTCAGCACTTCCTTGTATATTGATCCTGAAAGCCTGACATCAATAGGAGAAAAAGAGGATGCGAAAATACAAAATCGGTGAATTTTCAAAAAAGGTCGGGGTTACCCAGGAGTTTTTGAAGCATTATCAGAATAATGGGATCCTGATCCCCAATGAGATCACAGAAGCAAAGTATCGTTATTATGATCAACGTAATGCTTCCACCGTCCTGGAAATTATTAAGAATAAAAATTATGGCTTTTCTGTTAAAGAAATCGAGCAGGTTTTTCGGCATCGTTCCACCGCTGAAGTTCTGACCTTAATGGAGCCTAAAATTGAACAGATGCAAAAGCAGCTCATTTTTATGCAGGGCGTGATTGAAGAATATCAAAGATTAAAACAATTCTGTGAAGAAACCCGGCAGGATCAGTGGTTTGTCAAATCGGTTGAAGCTTTTTATTTCCTGCCGCATGTTGACGTCCAGGGGTTTATTGATAATCCGCTCATCTATGAAATCCTTCCCGCCTGGACTCAATGGCTTCCCATCGTCAAATCATGTCAGAAATGCCCTGCCGATCAGCCTTCTGATTATATTTGGGGTTTATCTGTCCCACAGCAGGCGGCAAACCAGATTGGGCTGCCGATCAACGGCAGTGTGCAGGCTTGCGATGGAGGCCGCTTCTTTGAGTATCACAGTATCTTTTTCTTAAAGGAGAAACGGGAGAATCCGATTCAAAAGGCTTTGCTTCAGATGGAAACCCTAGGATTAGAGCCGATGGGTTCCGTTTTCCGCAATATATTAATGTATACGGAATATCAAACTGACAGTTCCATAGAACACAGTATCCTCTATATTCCATTTCGGGATAAAAATACTTCTTCGATAGATTAGGATTCAATGGTAAAATACGCTGATCAGAAATGAACTTGTTTCCGTTGATCATCATAAAGAATTGCGTGTCATCCATTCTAAGATTCTGTTCTCCCATCGCAAAAACGCAGCATAATCGCATCGAATCCGATGTTTTGAATGCTGCGCTTTTTATTCATAAGAAAACTGCCAATCTTTTATTGAAGTTTATTTGCCATTCCGGTTATTGATTATCAAAGGCATGCATCCAATCAACCTTACGGTAATAATAGAAGAAAATAACCGAGCTCATCAGCCAGGTCAGAGGATAAGCCCAGAAAACAACCTGAATCGAATTCACGAGTTTGACCATCAAAGTAATGAAGGTCACCCGCGCCGCGCACCAGGTCAGCAGCATAACCAGCATCGGCACGGTTGATTTTCCAGCACCGCGCAGAATAGCAGCCATGCAATGGGAAAATGCCAGCAGGAAGAAGAATAAAGCTGAAGTTCGTGCACGATCAGTCCCATAGGCGATCACTTGCGGATCGCGGTTGAAAGCCGCAATCAGCCACGGCGCCCCGATGAAAATCAAAATGCCGATACCTTCTGCAATCGCCATCGAACACAAGATGCCAAATCGGGCCCCTTTCCGTGTTCGTTCAAACTCCCGTGCTCCCAGATTTTGTCCAACAAAAGTAGTCAGCGCCATGGTAAACGAGGTTATCGGTAAAAAGCCAAAGCCTTCAATTTTTGAGAACGCCCCGCAGCCGGCCATGGCCATCTGACCAAAGGCGTTGATGTTGGCCTGAACGACGACATTCGCAAAGCCGATAATCGAGTTCTGCAAGCCGGAAGGCAGACCATACTGTATAATCAGCTTCAGCATCGGCTTGTCAAAGCGGATTCTCTTAGGTTCAATTCGATAGACATCCTGAACCTTCAACAGCCGTCTCCAACAGAGCGCGGCGCTGACAAACTGCGAAACAATGGTTGCGAAGGCAGCCGATCCCACACCCAAATGCATTCCTGCCACAAAGACCAGATCCAAAACTATATTGATCAGTGAAGAGATGACCAGATAAACCAAAGGGTGCCGGCTGTCGCCAGCCGCCTGCAGAATTCCGACAAAAATATTGTACATAATAAAGCCCAGTGATCCCGCAAAGTATATTCTGAAATACTCGGTTGATAAACCTAATACTTCCAACGGCGTTCCCATCCAAATTAAAATCTGCGGTGCGAGAAGTACGCCAATTGCCGTCAGCAGCACACTGGCTGCTAAACCGAAAGCTACCGTTGTATGCACAGCCAGCTGAACTTGTTCGCTGTTGCGCGCACCATAGTAGCGAGCGATCACAACCCCGGCGCCAACCGCAATTCCATTGAAAAAACCAACGAGCAGGAAGATCAAATTGCCCGAGGAACTGACAGCCGCCAAGGCTTCACTGCCCAAAAAGTTCCCGACGATCAAAGAGTCGGCGGTGTTGTAAAGCTGCTGAAACAAATTGCCGAAAAAGATTGGCAGTGCGAAGAATAAAATCTTTTTCCAGATCACACCTTCAGTCATTAAATTCTTAGTATTTGCTTGTGTCACTGTATCCCCCTCTTTCAATTTCAAACTGATTCCCTTATCCCCTGACTGCTCAAATCTCCTGTCCTTTTATCATATCAGCTGGAGTGAACTTCAAGTCAATGCTTTTTTTACTCTTTTCATTTACGGCTGCTTCCTTCAGAAAAAAACACATCGCAGTTTAATCGTTTTTGTATTCAGAATGCGTTTTCATGGATATTCATCGGAACTTGAAGAACACTTGGAATGCAACATTCCGACACTTTCCAAACAGGAAAAACAGACGGAATTACCGTCTGTTCAGTCATTTTCGATTAAGCCGGTATACAGCTGATAGTAGATTCCATGCTTTTCCAACAGGCGTTCATGATTGCCGCGCTCAATAATTCGACCGTGATCCATAACCATAATCGCATGTGAATTTTTAATGGTACTTAGCCGGTGTGCTATGACAAAGGTAGTTCGGCCGCTCATCAGCTTATCCATACCTTCCTGCACCAGTTTCTCTGTTCGAGAATCAATCGAGGAGGTGGCTTCATCCAGGATCAGGACCGGCGGATTGGCCAGCGCCGCTCGTGCAATCGAGATCAGCTGCCGCTGTCCCTGAGAAAGTGAGGAGCCATCACGAGTCAGCCAAGTATCATAGCCATTCTCCAGATGTTTGATAAAATAATGGGCATTCGCCAGTTTCGCCGCGGCGACCACTTCCTCATGGGTGGCTTCCGGACGGGCATATTTAATATTCTCTTCGATGGTACCCGTAAATAAATGCGTGTCTTGAAGAACAATGCCCAACGACCGCCGCAGATCATCCTTACGAATCAGCTTCACGTCGATTCCATCATAGGTGATCGATCCTTTCTGAACATCATAGAAACGATTGATCAGATTGGTCATCGTTGTTTTTCCTGCTCCAGTCGCTCCGACAAACGCCAGCTTTTGTCCCGGCTCCGCAAACAATTCAATATCATGAAGGACGGTTTTGCCTTCGACATAACTGAAGCTGACATCATGGAATCGTACATCTCCGGTTAATTTAACATAATCAACACTGCCGTCCTCATGTTGATGCTTCCAGGCCCAATGCCCCGTCGTTGCTTCCGTTTCCTGCATTAGACCGGCCTCATCCTGAACAACATTAACCAGCGTAACCCGGCCGTCATCCACCTCATGGGCCTCATCCAGCAGATTGAAAACACGTTCAGCACCGGCCATCGCCATAATGACGGAGTTTAGCTGCTGTGAAATCTGATTCAGCGGACCATTGAAGGATTTGTTTAAGGCCAGAAATGATGCCAGACCGCCTAGTGTCAGACCGCCGATTCCATTCAGCGCCAGCGCGCCGCCGATAAACGCACACAGAACATAAGAGATATTGCCGAGGTTGCCGACAATTGGCATCAGAATATTCGCATACTTATTGGCTTTGTACGATGCCTCGCACAGTTCGTCGTTGATCTGATTGAATTCCTCAATGGCTTTCTGCTCGTGCGTAAATACCTTGATCACCTTCGCACCTTCCATCATTTCTTCAATGTAGCCATTTTCTTTCCCTAACTGCCGCTGCTGCACGCCGAAATACCGGCCGGACTTCCGCATGATTTTCTGCAGCGCAAACTGCATAATCACAACCATAAACAGCGTAACCAAGGTCAGCGGAACACTCATGACGATCATCGAAAAGAAGACGGAAACAATCGTGATCAGCGAAGAGATGAATTCCGGGATACTTTGAGAAATAACCTGGCGGAGCGTATCAATATCATTGGTATAGACACTCATGATATCTCCATGCGCATGGGTATCAAAGTATTGAATCGGCAGTTTTTCCATATTGCTGAAAAGGTCGTTGCGCAGATCATTCAGCGTTCCCTGCGAAATGACGATCAAAATTTTCTGGGAAATCAGCTTGGTCAGCACACCTGCCATATAAAGGCAGGCCATCAGGCTCAGCGCCCGAAACAGCGGCGCAAAATTCGGATTGGCACTTTGAACCAGCGGCGTAATATAACCGTCGATCAAGGTCCTCATAAACACAGAGGAAGAGACGGAAGCCAGGGATGAAACAATAATGCATAGAATCACCACGGCATAACGGACTTTATAGCGCTTTAGAATGTAGTTCATCAAGCGTCCCAGCACCTGAGTATTCAGCTTTTCACCATTGGTTCCCACATTTCTAGGCCTGCTCATGCTCATCCTCTCCTTTCTTCTGTGTTTCATAAACTTCCTGATAAATGGCATTGCTGGCCAACAGCTCAGCATGCGTTCCAATTCCTTCGATCCGCCCTTCATTCAGTACGATGATGCGGTCTGCATCCTCAATCGATGAAATTCGTTGGGAGATGATCAGCTTGGTGGTATTCGGAATTTCTTCGCGGAAGGCCTTGCGGATCTGACTGTCCGTGCGGGTATCAACCGCGCTGGTACTGTCATCAAGAATCAGGACTTTCGGCTTTTTCAACAAGGCCCGGGCAATGCATAAGCGCTGCTTCTGCCCGCCGGAAACATTGGTTCCCCCCTGCTCGATATGGGTATCATAACGATCTGGAAACTGCTGGATGAACTCATCGGCACAAGCCTGTCGGCAAGCCTGAATCATTTCACTTTCACTGGCTGATTCATTACCCCAGCGCAGATTATCCTTGATCGTACCGGAAAACAAGACATTTTTCTGCAGCACCATCGCGACGCTGTTGCGCAGCGTATCTAAGTCGTAGCTGCGGACGTCAATGCCGCCGACCCGGACCGTTCCTTCCGCGGCGTCATAAAGCCGCGGAATCAGGCTCATCAGCGTCGATTTGCTGGACCCGGTCGGTCCCAGAATACCAATCGTTTCGCCGGACTTGATCTTGAGATTAATATCCTCCAGCACATACTTGTCTTTTCCTGGATAATAGCCGAAAGCAACATGATCGAACTCAATGGAACCGTCAGCCACAGTCATAACCGGATTTTCCGGATTCACAATACTTGGTTTTTCTTCCAAGATTTCAGCAATTCGCTGAGCCGAAGCCATCGACATGCTCAGCATGACGAAGATCATCGAAAGCATCATCAAGCTCATCAGAATGTTCATCGTATAGGTGAACAGGCTCATTAATTCACCGGTAGTCAGGGAACTGCCGACGATCATCTGCGCTCCCATCCAGCTCAGTGCCAGGATACAGCAGTACATCGTCAGCTGCATGACTGGATTATTCCACACCAGGATATTTTCAGCCTTCATGAACATCTTTTTCAGATTGCTGACGGCTTCCTTAAACTTACCAATCTCGGCATTTTCCTTCACATACGCTTTGACAACGCGAATGTTGGTGACGTTTTCCTGAACGCTCGCATTCAGATCATCATATTTACGGAAGGTTTTGCTGAACATCGGATAAGCTTTCAATGTGATAAAGCCCAGAATCGCTCCCAGAAAAATCATCGCGTAGAAGAAAATCATCGCCAGTTTGGCATTGATCATAAATGTCATCGACATTGCAACCACCAGCATTAACGGCGCCCGCACACACATCCGCAGAATCATCTGATACGCATTCTGCACGTTCGTCGCATCGGTCATCATTCGTGTGACCAGACCGGAGGTTGAGTATTTATCAATGTTGGCAAATGAAAATTTCTGGATATTCTCAAACATCGCCTTGCGCAGATTCTTAACAAATCCCGCGGAGGCATACGCTGCATATTTCCCGCTCATCATCCCGCAGAACAGAGATAAAAATGCACAGATCAGCATCAACGCTCCATATTTGAAGACTGCGCCCATATCCCCCTGGTTGACCCCGGAGTCAATGATGAAAGACATCAGAAATGGAAGCATCAGCTCCATTACGACTTCGCCAATCATTAATATTGGAGCTAACAGGGAAGCTTTTTTATATTCTTTAACTTCTTTAAGCAATCGTTGAATCATAACATTCTCCTTTCCTTTTTTACGTTATTCCAGATTCTTTTTGATTTGATCCAAAACAGAAAAAAAGTGTTCCTGATCTTGCTGAGAAATCGACTGGGAAAGCAAAGCTTCCATTCGATCAATATTCTCAGTCATTTTCTGGTTCAGCTGCAGCGCTTTTTCCGTCAGCACCAGTTTCTTTAATCGGGCGTCCTGTTGGGCTGAAAGTCGATAAAGATAACCATCCCGCTCCAGAACATTCAAAATCTCACTGGCCGTGGACCGCCGAATCCGCAGTTCCTTTTCAAGATCCCGCTGAAAGACATCGTGATCTTGATTGGCGATCAGATAACCAATCGTCCGAGTCTGAACAAACGTCAGTTCGCAGTCGTTTTCATGCCGGAATTGTTCCATTTTCTGATGGATCATCTGTTGAATTTCACGAATTTCATATCCAATTCTCCGCTGCATTGCGTCACCCTCTTTTGTTAGGACACTAACATTCTACTCCGATTTGCGAACTTGTCAATCAGGTTTATTGTGAATTTTAAGTGAAATTTAACGAATTGATAAATTCATCCAAGTCGCAGACTTAGCTCTAACGAAAGAAAAGCCAACTCCCACTTCGATATATTCTCTATTTTCACGAAGAAAGAAAGGCGAAATTGTTTTTCAGACTCTGAAGCTGCCAAAAAAATTCATCGTGCCTAACTCCCTTTCTTACCAACCGCATAGCTTAGGGGGAAAGGAGGAATCAATGATGGCTTATGCATTACGGTTAGGCAGCAACGGCATCGATGTAAAAAAGATGCAGTATTATATCAATCAGATTTTGGCGGCGCCGAATCTGACACCCATGGAGGAGGATGGCATTTATGGCCAGAAAACAGAGTTTGCAGTCGCTGTTTTCCAGTATGTCTATCATCTGAATGTGGATGGAATCATCGGACAGACAACCTGGGATAAGATTGTGGAAGAATTTAAAAATCTGTCCAGTCCGGCTGTCGAACGCAACAAAACATCACGGACACTGCGGGTTGGCGATGTCGGCTTAGGCGTACAGAAATTCCAGCAGTATTTGAATGAATTGATAGCACCGAATCCGCGGCTGGTCGTCGACGGCAATTTCGGACAGAATACCAAACGCGCAGTGGAAACGTTCCAGGCACTCAACGGTTTGAATGTCGACGGCGTGATCGGCAACAATACCTGGGATCGTGTTATCAATCGCCTGCAATAATCAAAGAATATCCTTTTGCTTCACAGAAAAAGGTCTGTTTTTCAGACCTTTTTCACACGATTCAGACTTGACGGCGCATCAGGAATTCGCTATGATATTAATAGTTCTATATAGAACATTAGAGCAGAAATCCTCGAGGTGATTCCTATCGAAACACAGGGTGGTTTTTACATTACCCAAATTAAACAGCTTCAAGATCGAATTTTTGAACGCTTTTTAAGCGAGCAGGGATTGAAAATCAGTGGGGGACAGGGACGGATTTTATTCGTACTTTGGAAACAATCGCCCTGCACGATCAGCGAAATCAGTCAGCGGACTTCCTTGGCTAAAAACACGGTATCCATCATGATCGACACGATGGTCGCTCATGGGATCGTCACCCGGCAGAGTAATCCGAACAACCGCCGGCAGACCTGGATCATGCTGACCGATTATGCCTTATCCCTCCAACAGAAATATGACGCTGTTTCTCAGCGTATGAACACGCTTTTTTATACCGGTTTCAGTGAAGGCGAAAAAGATCAGTTTGAAGCTTATCTTCAGCGCATCCTAACGACTTTGCACCAGGTAGAAAAGAGCCAAGAAAGCAATGAGGAAATAAACTATGATGAGTCAAGATGAAATCATCCGCTTTATCCGCAGTCAGAAAGTCGCCGTCGTCACAGGGGTGGACAGAGATGGCTTTCCAAGTCAGAAAGCCATGTTTGCGCCGCGGCGGATTGACGGGCGCACAGTTTTCTATTTTTCGACCAATACCTCTTCCCAAAAAGTTGAAATCTTCCGCAGCAATGCCAAAGCCAGTGTTTATTTTTATAAGCAGGGAAAAGAAAAATACATCGGAATTCAATTGAAAGGAACAATGGAAGTGCTGACGGATCATGAATCCAAAGCCTCGATCTGGCAGCCGACCGACACCCTGTACTATCCGTTGGGCATCGATGATCCCGATTATTGCGTTCTGAAATTCACGGTCACCGGCGGACGGTTTTACAGCGAAGGAAAAACCGAAGATTTTCAGCTCACCGACGAAGAAGCCTGAGCTTCATCAAGCAGAGCATCCTTTCCTTGTCTGCTGATCATCCCAGCAACCTGACACAGAAAAAATGCGCCCTCCCTGTTTTCAATTCAGGAGAAAGCGCATTTTATTTTATTTTTTTTCAGCACAAAGAAACGATTACATTAAAGGGGCAAAGAGTTTAATGACATTGACAATCCAGCGTTTGAGCAGGGGCTGAAACTTCCGGCAGTCCGCCATGGTGATCCGCTGGGAAACAGCCTGCGTTTTTAAGAAATCGTCATGCAGCTGAGCCACTGCCTTTGTTTTCAGCATCCAGGTCGCACATTCATAATGATGAACTAATGACCGATAGTCCAGATTGATCGTGCCGACAACTCCCACCTGATCATCCGAAACAAAGGTTTTGGCATGAATAAAACCTGGCGTATACTCATAAATCTTCACTCCGGCTTCAACCAGAGATGGATAGTACGACTGCGTGATCAGATGCACATACCATTTATCCGGGATGTGCGGGGTGATCAGCCGAACATCCACGCCCCGCTTTGCCGCCATCATTAACGCTGTCAGCAGCTCATGATCAATGATCAGATAGGGTGAGGTCATCCATACATAATTCTGAGCCTGGTTCAGAATATTCATATAAACACTTTCCCCTGTCATCTCATGGTCCAGCGGAATGTCGCTGTAAGACTGAACATATCCGCAGGCTTGCCGATCCTCCTGCTGCGGCAGATAGCGGGAAAAATCAGAGTCTTCATCCCGATAGAAATTCCAGGCTTCCAAAAACATCATCGTCAGATTGGCGACGCCTTCTCCCTGAAGCATGACTGCTGAATCTTTCCAATGACCATGCTTGGCATAAGCGTTAATATACTCGTCAGCGAGATTGATTCCCCCATTAAATCCCACATTCCCATCAATCACTGTAATTTTGCGGTGATCGCGATTGTTGTGGGAAACCGTCAGATGTGCTGTAAAACGGTTGAAAACAACCGTCTTAATCCCCATCGCTTCAAGCTTCTGATCATAATGATCCGGCAGCGTCATAATACAGCCTAAATCATCATACATCATCCGCACTTCAACTCCAGCTTTGACCTTTTCCTTGAGAATCTTTAGCAAGGTATTCCACATCGTTCCTTCTTCTACAATGAAATATTCCATAAAGATATATTCCTGTGCTTTGTTGAGTTCTTCGCACAGGCGCTCGAACATGACTTCGCCCAAAGGCAGATATTCACAATCCGTATGGGTATAGGGCTTGCACTGACTCGCCCATTCGATGTAATGGGATTGGCCGGCATACTGCGGGGCTTCCTGTTGAAGCAAATCTGACGCATCCGGCAGCTGTGACAGTGCGGCCTGACTTCGCTTGACCAATTCAATCATACGATTCTTTTCTTGCTTGCGTACTGGCGTACGTCCGAAACAGACATAAGCAATCCCACCCAGAATGGGAAGCACAAGCATCAGAATGATCCAAGGGATTTTCAAACTGGGTGAGCCGTCGTTATTCACAAGATAAATAAGCAGAAAAAGACTGAGCAGAACACAGAAGGCATAAAAATAGATGAAATAATTGCTCATTTTCAAGATAATGACAAATAGCAGAATAGCCTGCACCGCAATTAAAATCCCTGTGACGATCAATCGGCTGGTCAAAAAATGCAACAGTTTTCGAATCATTCCATGCCCC belongs to Holdemania massiliensis and includes:
- a CDS encoding pyridoxamine 5'-phosphate oxidase family protein; the encoded protein is MMSQDEIIRFIRSQKVAVVTGVDRDGFPSQKAMFAPRRIDGRTVFYFSTNTSSQKVEIFRSNAKASVYFYKQGKEKYIGIQLKGTMEVLTDHESKASIWQPTDTLYYPLGIDDPDYCVLKFTVTGGRFYSEGKTEDFQLTDEEA
- a CDS encoding peptidoglycan-binding domain-containing protein, coding for MAYALRLGSNGIDVKKMQYYINQILAAPNLTPMEEDGIYGQKTEFAVAVFQYVYHLNVDGIIGQTTWDKIVEEFKNLSSPAVERNKTSRTLRVGDVGLGVQKFQQYLNELIAPNPRLVVDGNFGQNTKRAVETFQALNGLNVDGVIGNNTWDRVINRLQ
- a CDS encoding ABC transporter ATP-binding protein, which translates into the protein MSMSRPRNVGTNGEKLNTQVLGRLMNYILKRYKVRYAVVILCIIVSSLASVSSSVFMRTLIDGYITPLVQSANPNFAPLFRALSLMACLYMAGVLTKLISQKILIVISQGTLNDLRNDLFSNMEKLPIQYFDTHAHGDIMSVYTNDIDTLRQVISQSIPEFISSLITIVSVFFSMIVMSVPLTLVTLFMVVIMQFALQKIMRKSGRYFGVQQRQLGKENGYIEEMMEGAKVIKVFTHEQKAIEEFNQINDELCEASYKANKYANILMPIVGNLGNISYVLCAFIGGALALNGIGGLTLGGLASFLALNKSFNGPLNQISQQLNSVIMAMAGAERVFNLLDEAHEVDDGRVTLVNVVQDEAGLMQETEATTGHWAWKHQHEDGSVDYVKLTGDVRFHDVSFSYVEGKTVLHDIELFAEPGQKLAFVGATGAGKTTMTNLINRFYDVQKGSITYDGIDVKLIRKDDLRRSLGIVLQDTHLFTGTIEENIKYARPEATHEEVVAAAKLANAHYFIKHLENGYDTWLTRDGSSLSQGQRQLISIARAALANPPVLILDEATSSIDSRTEKLVQEGMDKLMSGRTTFVIAHRLSTIKNSHAIMVMDHGRIIERGNHERLLEKHGIYYQLYTGLIEND
- a CDS encoding ABC transporter ATP-binding protein, with amino-acid sequence MIQRLLKEVKEYKKASLLAPILMIGEVVMELMLPFLMSFIIDSGVNQGDMGAVFKYGALMLICAFLSLFCGMMSGKYAAYASAGFVKNLRKAMFENIQKFSFANIDKYSTSGLVTRMMTDATNVQNAYQMILRMCVRAPLMLVVAMSMTFMINAKLAMIFFYAMIFLGAILGFITLKAYPMFSKTFRKYDDLNASVQENVTNIRVVKAYVKENAEIGKFKEAVSNLKKMFMKAENILVWNNPVMQLTMYCCILALSWMGAQMIVGSSLTTGELMSLFTYTMNILMSLMMLSMIFVMLSMSMASAQRIAEILEEKPSIVNPENPVMTVADGSIEFDHVAFGYYPGKDKYVLEDINLKIKSGETIGILGPTGSSKSTLMSLIPRLYDAAEGTVRVGGIDVRSYDLDTLRNSVAMVLQKNVLFSGTIKDNLRWGNESASESEMIQACRQACADEFIQQFPDRYDTHIEQGGTNVSGGQKQRLCIARALLKKPKVLILDDSTSAVDTRTDSQIRKAFREEIPNTTKLIISQRISSIEDADRIIVLNEGRIEGIGTHAELLASNAIYQEVYETQKKGEDEHEQA
- a CDS encoding MarR family winged helix-turn-helix transcriptional regulator, which produces MQRRIGYEIREIQQMIHQKMEQFRHENDCELTFVQTRTIGYLIANQDHDVFQRDLEKELRIRRSTASEILNVLERDGYLYRLSAQQDARLKKLVLTEKALQLNQKMTENIDRMEALLSQSISQQDQEHFFSVLDQIKKNLE
- a CDS encoding FAD-dependent oxidoreductase is translated as MGKKGISRREFLKGTAASALGVAALGLLGGCAAEDKPAVNEPCPTPETAASDWLGQEPQIDAGAIKETLETEVLVVGAGTGGMFAACSAAENGAKVLVVEKYPTGGGIRDDLGAINSRYQKEWGTQIDKFDYITEMTHIANGHLDQRLVKLFCEESGETIDWYGDRLAERGVELWHEAGGDDPDDRYKHFPTGHSPRWTGSDDGEGNPLNGNIVLTDYALQHGVEFRYQTTMIKLTKENGRVTGIIAKDADENYIQVKASKGVIVCTGGYSLNYDMLQALQPENVAMVGRNGSIPGASGDGIKACIWAGGKFDETHSMMMFDRAALKLDAKPGIDQLKKGESGFFWMGSQPFLKVNKDGERFFNESGTYEGILHTDEFQKDHCHFTLFDNDWTEYVQEFKTHGCSRLIPFPNNADPNIPYQVIAEGMLPGLIADGFVQQADTIEELADKLGLPKEKLAATVERYNELYDRGVDEDFGKEAHRMSALRTAPFYGAKNCGYILCTMDGIQIDLNMNAIDTEGNPIAGLYVVGNDSGAYFSATYPNLSTGAACGRTVTFGRRAGRIAAAQENM
- a CDS encoding MerR family transcriptional regulator, which gives rise to MRKYKIGEFSKKVGVTQEFLKHYQNNGILIPNEITEAKYRYYDQRNASTVLEIIKNKNYGFSVKEIEQVFRHRSTAEVLTLMEPKIEQMQKQLIFMQGVIEEYQRLKQFCEETRQDQWFVKSVEAFYFLPHVDVQGFIDNPLIYEILPAWTQWLPIVKSCQKCPADQPSDYIWGLSVPQQAANQIGLPINGSVQACDGGRFFEYHSIFFLKEKRENPIQKALLQMETLGLEPMGSVFRNILMYTEYQTDSSIEHSILYIPFRDKNTSSID
- a CDS encoding MATE family efflux transporter — translated: MTQANTKNLMTEGVIWKKILFFALPIFFGNLFQQLYNTADSLIVGNFLGSEALAAVSSSGNLIFLLVGFFNGIAVGAGVVIARYYGARNSEQVQLAVHTTVAFGLAASVLLTAIGVLLAPQILIWMGTPLEVLGLSTEYFRIYFAGSLGFIMYNIFVGILQAAGDSRHPLVYLVISSLINIVLDLVFVAGMHLGVGSAAFATIVSQFVSAALCWRRLLKVQDVYRIEPKRIRFDKPMLKLIIQYGLPSGLQNSIIGFANVVVQANINAFGQMAMAGCGAFSKIEGFGFLPITSFTMALTTFVGQNLGAREFERTRKGARFGILCSMAIAEGIGILIFIGAPWLIAAFNRDPQVIAYGTDRARTSALFFFLLAFSHCMAAILRGAGKSTVPMLVMLLTWCAARVTFITLMVKLVNSIQVVFWAYPLTWLMSSVIFFYYYRKVDWMHAFDNQ
- a CDS encoding MarR family winged helix-turn-helix transcriptional regulator — encoded protein: MIPIETQGGFYITQIKQLQDRIFERFLSEQGLKISGGQGRILFVLWKQSPCTISEISQRTSLAKNTVSIMIDTMVAHGIVTRQSNPNNRRQTWIMLTDYALSLQQKYDAVSQRMNTLFYTGFSEGEKDQFEAYLQRILTTLHQVEKSQESNEEINYDESR